In methanogenic archaeon ISO4-H5, the following are encoded in one genomic region:
- a CDS encoding cobaltochelatase CobN1: protein MVTITTLAIGAHGGFVLEPAARELRKGGHEITLFCEDSTNLDEELDLIPGFLDKVRKSDMLFLNVHGDVTYFRHFDSLKNLMDSSEISVLLFGCEEGVVLSYRKYFRGSDDDYSKLITLESIGGDDNHRAALLWALKHFDGADVEIPEPILPLAQGVYVPGIGGIPLEEGLRNVGSTGKPVVGIFFVNAFYVRNNLQAIDYLYKAVEEAGAEPLALFFHSYENALTGSLGISRIVDEYLVRDGKPILDAALNTMGFSLTVLSQPGCGEQVSDDNFFERLNIPILQAINLMGSSAKWKESPFGLTPAEIAYCVVSPEFDGQIDAPPYCGTEKQPDGNYVQVPLEDRCRALAEMAYRWAVLRHKKESEKKVAILIYMYPPRQDLAGGGYGLDTLQSVTEVLGYMKGAGYKLDWMPENGKELVTRLLEGVTNDENWASDMQLEAAAVDFVTKKQYSEWFSQLSEAVRKKFVDGWGEPPGDIHTLGDRQLLPGIMNGNVFIGFQPDRGKTDSASIHDPWTSPPHQYLGFYRWLKRVWGADAVIHVGTHGTLEWLPGKSVALSEDCFPDFILDRLPDINPYIIDNPGEGMQSKRRQYAVTTTHMIPAMGRAGGYDDIDGLITIIQQYLKTKDTESSDKLASTAEKVIEECTRLNLNSDLGLSAECSLEEIDHRMDELYDYLLEVKDAMIKDGLHILGEIPSGERMCETIYSMVRYPNGTVPSLREAVARSHGLDMEELLKDPSGRQEDGTLNGEYIDLIDSETFDLISSSESVGFDKEKTQMIAKERFPKAGSDLSEAIDFMCGFLIGAVRRMDLEIINIMRALDGEYIEPGPSGCPGRGRAQILPTGRNFYSIDPDGIPWHSSWDIGSAMAEMMVERFLRDKGTYPHSVGVVLWATDTMKTGGDDVSYILRLMGLRPVWAGYGGRVKDLEVIPLSELGRPRIDVTVRISGLFRDTFPNLSNMIDRGVQIIASLDEDDEQNYLAANVRKDIVDAIAAGLPIDEARRDASLRVFGDAPGEYGNGIAEVVTNGKWETVQDLGEVFVKHGCYVYGRGLKGEAKPDMFRRRLGTIDATVKNHNTRAVDMLDMDDDYDSLGGFTAAVTAVRGQKPESYMGDSSDMQNLKLRTTAEECRFIFRSKINNPKWLNGLKQHGFAGAKELSKLFDFTMGWSATEDIVENWMYDDLANNFVLDEKTREWIKDENPYAMMAMLARLQEAMDRGFWDASDEMKDKLKDIYMEFEERIEEITDR from the coding sequence ATGGTGACAATCACTACTCTGGCCATCGGTGCTCACGGAGGTTTCGTACTCGAACCTGCGGCCAGGGAATTAAGGAAAGGAGGACACGAGATTACCCTGTTCTGCGAGGATTCCACCAATCTAGATGAGGAGCTTGACCTCATACCGGGTTTCCTCGACAAGGTTCGGAAATCCGATATGCTCTTCCTTAACGTACACGGCGACGTCACCTATTTCAGACACTTCGATTCCCTGAAGAATCTAATGGACTCCTCAGAAATCTCAGTCCTTCTCTTCGGCTGCGAGGAGGGCGTGGTTCTGAGCTACCGCAAGTACTTCCGCGGTTCTGATGATGATTATTCCAAGCTGATAACACTGGAGAGCATCGGCGGCGACGACAACCACCGTGCGGCTCTGCTGTGGGCCCTTAAACACTTCGACGGGGCCGATGTGGAGATCCCGGAACCCATCCTTCCCTTGGCACAGGGAGTATATGTGCCAGGCATCGGAGGAATACCGCTCGAAGAAGGTCTCAGGAATGTCGGTTCCACCGGGAAACCGGTGGTGGGGATATTCTTCGTCAATGCATTCTATGTGAGGAACAATCTGCAGGCGATCGACTACCTATACAAAGCGGTCGAAGAGGCCGGCGCCGAGCCTCTGGCACTGTTCTTCCACAGTTACGAGAACGCCCTGACGGGATCGCTCGGTATAAGCAGGATCGTCGACGAATACCTGGTCCGCGACGGGAAGCCCATATTGGATGCTGCCCTGAACACCATGGGATTCTCTCTCACCGTGCTGTCGCAGCCCGGCTGCGGGGAGCAGGTCTCCGATGACAATTTCTTCGAGCGCCTGAACATCCCGATCCTGCAGGCCATCAACCTCATGGGGAGCTCCGCCAAATGGAAGGAGAGTCCCTTCGGCCTCACTCCTGCGGAGATAGCATACTGCGTGGTGAGTCCCGAGTTCGACGGGCAGATAGATGCACCTCCCTACTGCGGCACTGAGAAACAGCCGGACGGCAACTATGTGCAGGTGCCCCTCGAGGACAGGTGCAGGGCACTTGCCGAGATGGCATATCGGTGGGCAGTGCTCCGTCACAAGAAGGAATCAGAGAAGAAGGTCGCTATCCTCATCTACATGTACCCTCCGAGGCAGGACCTGGCTGGAGGGGGATACGGTCTGGATACACTTCAGAGCGTTACCGAGGTACTCGGATACATGAAGGGCGCCGGCTACAAACTTGATTGGATGCCCGAGAACGGGAAGGAATTGGTCACCCGTCTGCTGGAAGGCGTGACCAATGATGAAAACTGGGCCTCCGATATGCAGCTGGAGGCTGCCGCGGTCGATTTCGTTACCAAGAAGCAGTATTCCGAATGGTTCTCCCAGCTGTCCGAGGCCGTCCGCAAGAAGTTCGTCGACGGTTGGGGTGAGCCACCGGGGGACATCCATACTCTGGGAGACAGGCAGCTCCTGCCCGGAATCATGAACGGCAATGTGTTCATTGGATTCCAGCCGGACAGGGGGAAGACCGATTCCGCTTCGATCCATGACCCCTGGACATCACCTCCGCACCAGTATCTGGGATTCTACAGGTGGCTGAAGAGGGTATGGGGTGCGGATGCGGTAATCCATGTGGGCACCCACGGGACCCTCGAGTGGCTTCCCGGTAAGAGTGTAGCCCTTTCCGAGGACTGTTTCCCCGATTTCATCCTCGACCGTCTTCCCGATATCAATCCGTACATCATCGATAATCCCGGAGAAGGGATGCAGTCCAAGAGACGCCAGTATGCCGTGACTACCACTCACATGATCCCGGCCATGGGCAGAGCAGGGGGATATGACGACATCGACGGTCTCATCACGATCATCCAGCAGTATCTGAAGACCAAGGATACCGAGAGCAGTGATAAGCTGGCATCGACCGCAGAGAAGGTCATAGAGGAATGTACCAGACTCAATCTGAATTCGGACCTTGGTCTGTCAGCCGAATGCTCTCTGGAGGAGATTGACCACAGGATGGATGAACTATACGATTACCTCCTGGAGGTGAAGGATGCTATGATCAAGGATGGTCTTCACATCCTTGGAGAGATCCCCTCGGGCGAGAGGATGTGCGAGACCATCTACTCCATGGTCAGATATCCTAACGGCACGGTACCTTCTCTGAGGGAAGCGGTGGCAAGGTCACACGGGTTGGACATGGAAGAACTGCTGAAGGATCCGTCAGGCAGGCAGGAGGACGGAACCCTCAACGGAGAATACATCGATCTGATCGATTCCGAGACCTTCGATCTCATAAGCAGTTCCGAGTCTGTGGGCTTCGATAAAGAGAAGACCCAGATGATTGCAAAAGAACGGTTCCCGAAGGCCGGAAGCGATCTTTCCGAAGCCATAGATTTCATGTGCGGATTCCTCATCGGGGCCGTCCGCAGGATGGATCTCGAGATAATCAACATCATGAGGGCTTTGGACGGGGAGTACATAGAACCAGGTCCATCAGGATGTCCTGGACGCGGAAGAGCACAGATCCTTCCGACCGGCAGGAACTTCTATTCGATAGACCCAGACGGGATACCCTGGCACTCCAGCTGGGATATAGGCTCGGCCATGGCCGAGATGATGGTGGAACGTTTCCTCCGTGACAAAGGGACCTATCCGCATTCGGTAGGTGTGGTCCTCTGGGCCACGGATACCATGAAGACGGGAGGCGACGACGTCTCCTACATTCTGAGGCTCATGGGCCTGAGGCCGGTATGGGCCGGATACGGCGGCAGAGTCAAGGATCTGGAGGTAATCCCGCTATCGGAATTGGGAAGACCCAGGATTGACGTTACGGTCCGTATCAGCGGTCTCTTCAGGGATACCTTCCCCAATCTTTCCAACATGATCGACCGTGGTGTTCAGATCATCGCCTCCCTTGACGAGGATGACGAACAGAACTATCTTGCAGCTAACGTCCGCAAGGACATCGTGGACGCCATCGCCGCAGGTCTGCCCATTGACGAGGCCCGCCGCGATGCGAGTCTCCGTGTGTTCGGCGACGCTCCTGGAGAGTACGGGAACGGAATCGCTGAGGTGGTCACCAACGGAAAATGGGAGACCGTGCAGGATCTCGGCGAGGTCTTCGTGAAACACGGGTGCTATGTGTATGGCAGGGGACTGAAGGGAGAGGCCAAGCCCGACATGTTCCGCAGACGTCTCGGAACCATAGATGCAACCGTGAAGAACCACAACACCAGGGCGGTCGACATGCTCGACATGGACGACGATTACGACAGCCTCGGAGGATTCACAGCTGCTGTCACCGCGGTCAGGGGTCAGAAACCGGAGTCCTACATGGGAGATTCCTCTGATATGCAGAACCTGAAGCTTCGCACCACCGCGGAAGAATGCAGATTCATCTTCCGCAGCAAGATCAACAATCCCAAATGGCTGAACGGATTGAAACAGCACGGTTTCGCCGGCGCCAAAGAACTTTCGAAGCTGTTTGATTTCACCATGGGCTGGTCCGCCACCGAGGATATCGTGGAGAACTGGATGTACGACGATTTGGCGAACAACTTCGTTCTTGATGAGAAGACCCGCGAGTGGATCAAGGATGAGAATCCTTATGCCATGATGGCCATGCTGGCACGTCTTCAGGAAGCCATGGACAGAGGGTTCTGGGATGCCTCCGACGAGATGAAGGATAAGCTTAAGGATATCTACATGGAGTTCGAGGAAAGGATCGAGGAGATCACCGATAGGTGA
- a CDS encoding magnesium chelatase ChlI, which translates to MSDQPAVFPFTEVVGQDNMKRALLLNVVDPGIGGVLIKGEKGTAKSTTVRSMNRILPFRKVVKGCPFRCEFGREDRYCPYCREKSEKGITLEPEEVRMRVIDLPLSATEDRVSGTLDLEHVLKTGEKKFEPGVLAAANGNILYVDEVNLLDDHLVDLLLDSAAMGVNYVEREGVSFSHPARFVLIGTMNPEEGDLRPQLLDRFGLSLDIKGEKDVKVRASVVKKRVEYDMDPEAFIAKCQKDLDAMTQKLTEARNLLPKVTYDDSIVDAIVSVTTHFGIDGHRADITMLKAAKANAALEGRTQVNKDDIRATAELVLSHRLKRRPFEEAGLDREELDSCLQSI; encoded by the coding sequence ATGAGCGACCAACCAGCGGTATTTCCTTTCACAGAGGTTGTCGGACAGGACAACATGAAAAGAGCCCTGCTTCTGAACGTTGTGGACCCCGGGATCGGAGGTGTTCTGATCAAAGGGGAGAAAGGTACTGCCAAATCAACCACCGTCAGGTCCATGAACAGGATCCTTCCCTTCCGCAAGGTCGTAAAAGGATGCCCGTTCCGTTGCGAATTCGGCCGCGAGGACAGATATTGCCCATATTGCAGGGAGAAATCCGAGAAAGGAATCACCCTGGAACCGGAAGAGGTCAGGATGAGGGTCATCGACTTACCTTTATCCGCAACAGAGGACAGGGTATCGGGAACCCTCGATCTGGAACATGTCCTCAAGACCGGAGAGAAGAAGTTCGAACCCGGTGTCCTGGCAGCAGCCAACGGGAACATTCTCTATGTGGACGAGGTCAATCTTCTCGACGACCATCTGGTCGATCTCCTGCTGGATTCTGCCGCCATGGGAGTCAACTACGTCGAAAGAGAGGGTGTATCTTTCTCCCACCCCGCCAGATTCGTTCTCATTGGAACAATGAATCCCGAAGAGGGAGATCTGAGGCCGCAGCTGCTCGACAGGTTCGGTCTCTCCCTCGACATCAAAGGCGAGAAAGATGTCAAGGTCCGGGCATCTGTCGTCAAGAAGAGGGTAGAATACGATATGGATCCAGAGGCATTCATTGCGAAGTGCCAGAAGGACCTAGATGCTATGACCCAGAAGCTGACGGAAGCGAGAAACCTGCTCCCCAAGGTCACCTATGACGACTCCATCGTTGACGCAATTGTGTCCGTCACCACCCACTTCGGAATCGATGGTCACAGGGCTGATATTACCATGCTCAAGGCCGCCAAAGCCAATGCCGCGCTGGAAGGCCGCACGCAGGTTAACAAGGACGACATCCGCGCCACTGCTGAACTCGTTCTGTCCCACCGTCTGAAGAGACGCCCCTTCGAGGAAGCTGGCCTCGACAGGGAGGAACTCGATTCATGCCTTCAGAGCATCTGA
- a CDS encoding transmembrane protein — translation MEKEDVDKLMEIAARSRLHGALVGVLLLFIGIVFVCLGAHAIVLEITVTGILMIVFGTHTVLTKDIKSTEGIPMIILGILFVVLVYLFETLHGIILFLQFLSTGIISLTAALGYKESKRGRKISLIIAVVSLYVAINLFIAHEESMDILITLMGVVLIGLSVFVLWCVEKNKTVTNPLPSDEE, via the coding sequence ATGGAAAAAGAGGACGTCGATAAACTCATGGAGATCGCAGCAAGATCCCGCCTCCATGGTGCATTGGTAGGCGTACTTCTTTTGTTCATCGGTATAGTGTTCGTATGTTTGGGTGCCCACGCCATCGTCCTCGAGATCACCGTAACCGGAATCCTGATGATTGTGTTCGGAACCCATACCGTTCTGACGAAGGACATCAAGAGCACCGAAGGTATCCCGATGATAATCCTGGGAATCCTGTTCGTGGTATTGGTATATCTTTTCGAGACTCTCCACGGTATTATCCTGTTCCTTCAGTTCCTTTCCACAGGAATCATCTCGCTCACCGCAGCCTTGGGTTACAAGGAGAGCAAACGCGGGCGCAAGATATCCCTGATTATCGCCGTAGTCTCGTTGTATGTAGCGATCAATCTCTTCATCGCACACGAGGAATCCATGGACATCCTCATCACGCTGATGGGAGTGGTACTGATTGGTCTGTCCGTTTTCGTCCTATGGTGTGTCGAAAAGAACAAAACAGTGACCAATCCTCTGCCGTCGGACGAAGAGTAA
- a CDS encoding threonyl-tRNA synthetase ThrS produces the protein MKALLNDGTVQEMEDGLSVLRHTTSHVLAQAVKRLYPETKLAIGPSIAEGFYYDMDREGGFTEEDLEKIEAEMKKIIKENLKLETFSLPREEAIKFMQDKGEDYKVELIRDLPEDANITFYKQGEFTDLCAGPHVLYTKQCKAFKLTSLAGAYWRGDEHNKMLTRIYGTAFESKEDLDKYLTMLEEAKKRDHRKIGKELGIFMFSEEGPGFPFFLPNGMVLKNLLMDYWREIHVPAGYKEILTPQVLNRHLWETSGHWDHYKQNMYTTTIDDEIYCLKPMNCPGSTIVFSSESRSYRDMPLRLAEFGVVHRHERSGTLHGLFRVRCFTQDDSHIYVTPDQVKDEISNIVKIIDTVYKQFGFKYHVELSTRPKDSMGSDEDWENATNGLKEAIESMKIPFVVNEGDGAFYGPKLDFHLEDSIGRTWQCGTIQLDFQLPQRFGLEYVGSDGQKHTPIIIHRVVFGSVERFMGILIEHYAGKFPTWLAPVQVKVLSVSEKSRDYAKEVTDRLSGAGIRVVNDARDEKIGYKIREAQLDRVPYMLVIGEKEAESGTMVAVRSRDKGDMGSMMLAEFIAFIKQHIYLRRDDY, from the coding sequence ATGAAAGCATTACTTAACGACGGCACTGTACAGGAAATGGAAGACGGTCTCTCGGTACTGAGGCACACGACGTCCCACGTCCTCGCACAGGCCGTGAAAAGGCTCTACCCCGAGACCAAGCTCGCCATCGGACCCTCCATCGCAGAAGGATTCTACTATGATATGGACAGGGAAGGCGGGTTCACCGAAGAGGACCTCGAGAAGATCGAGGCCGAGATGAAGAAGATCATCAAAGAGAACCTCAAGCTCGAGACCTTCTCGCTCCCCCGCGAGGAAGCCATCAAGTTCATGCAGGACAAGGGCGAGGACTACAAGGTCGAACTTATCAGGGATCTCCCGGAAGACGCCAACATCACATTCTACAAGCAGGGAGAGTTCACCGACCTCTGTGCAGGACCTCACGTCCTCTACACCAAACAGTGCAAGGCGTTCAAGCTGACCTCCCTCGCAGGAGCATACTGGCGCGGCGACGAGCACAACAAGATGCTCACCAGGATCTACGGAACCGCCTTCGAGAGCAAGGAGGACCTCGACAAATACCTCACCATGCTGGAAGAGGCCAAGAAGAGGGACCACAGGAAGATCGGAAAGGAGCTCGGAATCTTCATGTTCTCCGAGGAAGGCCCCGGATTCCCCTTCTTCCTCCCCAACGGAATGGTCCTCAAGAACCTCCTCATGGACTACTGGAGGGAGATCCACGTCCCCGCCGGTTACAAGGAGATCCTTACCCCTCAGGTCCTCAACAGGCATCTCTGGGAGACCTCCGGACACTGGGACCACTACAAGCAGAACATGTACACCACTACCATCGACGACGAGATTTACTGCCTCAAGCCCATGAACTGCCCCGGCAGCACCATCGTCTTCAGCAGCGAGTCCCGCTCGTACAGGGACATGCCTCTGAGGCTCGCCGAGTTCGGTGTCGTGCACAGGCACGAGAGGTCCGGAACCCTGCACGGTCTGTTCAGGGTCCGCTGCTTTACCCAGGACGATTCACACATCTACGTCACCCCTGACCAGGTTAAGGATGAGATTTCCAATATCGTGAAGATCATCGACACCGTCTACAAGCAGTTCGGCTTCAAGTACCACGTCGAGCTCTCCACCAGGCCCAAGGACTCCATGGGTTCCGACGAGGACTGGGAGAATGCCACCAACGGTCTGAAGGAGGCCATCGAGTCTATGAAGATCCCCTTCGTCGTCAACGAGGGAGACGGTGCGTTCTACGGACCCAAGCTCGACTTCCACCTGGAGGACTCCATCGGAAGGACCTGGCAGTGCGGAACCATCCAGCTCGACTTCCAGCTGCCCCAGAGGTTCGGCCTCGAGTATGTGGGAAGCGACGGACAGAAGCATACACCCATCATCATCCACCGTGTGGTCTTCGGATCCGTGGAGAGGTTCATGGGAATCCTCATCGAGCACTATGCCGGTAAGTTCCCCACCTGGCTCGCACCCGTGCAGGTCAAGGTCCTCTCCGTCTCCGAGAAGAGCAGGGATTATGCCAAGGAGGTCACCGACCGTCTTTCCGGAGCTGGCATCCGTGTTGTAAACGACGCCCGCGACGAGAAGATCGGATACAAGATCCGCGAGGCCCAGCTCGACCGTGTGCCCTACATGCTGGTCATCGGCGAGAAGGAGGCCGAGAGCGGTACCATGGTGGCTGTCAGGAGCAGGGACAAGGGAGACATGGGATCCATGATGCTCGCCGAGTTCATCGCTTTCATCAAGCAGCACATCTACCTCAGGCGCGACGATTACTGA
- a CDS encoding Magnesium chelatase ChlD: protein MPSEHLNTFPFAAVVGMDDGKRAIECALANPNIRTVLIRGGEGSAKTTLARSSGSIGSRKVVNCPLNVTDEQLFGGLDIEKTLKSGKPEMQKGLLARADGNILYIDDVNLMDRAMLSGLLDCVLTGTVKVERGPISASYPCSTVLIATMNPDDSDLSDHLLDRFDLCAYVPPTDDDEKRLILTRNAEYSRDQESFCRMYSSETEEERLKIERAEKILPLVTISDELVSVISELCVKVGADGIRGDLAMVQCSKSLAALHGRDEVMKKDVEEASVLCLPHRRSFDQPPPPPEPPEPPEDQNEEEPPEDQDPEPPEPPEQEEKEEEQDDNKKDDTPPPEPPELPDLEEMMFEIGREFRVIDYLDKNERLPARTKTRKGRRAMAVSADGTGRYARSRIPDSKTQDIAFDATIRAAAPYQKVRHSDALSIVIEKQDIREKVRERRSGCTLLFLVDASGSLGVRRRMSTVKGAILSMLRDSYVKRDRIGLMAFRRDSADMILPPTKSVEYSYRRLEELPTGGKTPLGEALARVNDYMTSYARCHIGERCYIILVTDGRANVPLQSGADANEEVQKMAEDLKIPHVGWIVVDAGMGFPHFDNAQKLAEKLEAKYFKLEDLDADRFAQGVKAAIDS from the coding sequence ATGCCTTCAGAGCATCTGAACACATTTCCATTCGCAGCCGTCGTCGGGATGGACGACGGCAAGAGGGCCATTGAATGTGCTCTCGCCAATCCCAACATACGCACCGTGCTCATCAGGGGCGGCGAGGGATCTGCCAAGACCACATTGGCGCGTTCCAGCGGCTCGATCGGCTCCCGCAAGGTCGTAAACTGTCCGCTCAACGTGACGGACGAACAGCTTTTCGGCGGACTGGACATCGAGAAAACCCTGAAAAGCGGAAAACCTGAGATGCAGAAGGGTCTTCTCGCCAGAGCTGACGGCAACATCCTCTACATCGACGATGTAAACCTCATGGACCGCGCCATGCTCTCGGGCCTCCTGGACTGCGTGCTCACAGGCACCGTGAAGGTTGAACGCGGACCCATCTCCGCATCGTATCCCTGCAGCACCGTTCTCATCGCCACCATGAACCCGGATGATTCCGACCTGAGCGACCACCTGCTCGACAGATTCGACCTCTGTGCATATGTCCCGCCGACGGATGATGATGAAAAACGCCTCATCCTGACAAGGAATGCCGAGTATTCCCGGGATCAGGAATCCTTCTGCAGGATGTACTCCTCCGAAACGGAAGAAGAGCGCCTCAAGATAGAGCGTGCCGAGAAGATCCTTCCGCTGGTGACCATCTCCGATGAACTCGTATCGGTCATCAGCGAACTATGCGTGAAGGTCGGTGCCGACGGCATCAGAGGAGACCTTGCGATGGTGCAGTGTTCGAAATCACTGGCGGCACTCCATGGCAGGGACGAGGTCATGAAAAAGGATGTGGAGGAAGCTTCAGTACTGTGTCTCCCCCACAGGAGAAGCTTCGATCAGCCTCCTCCGCCGCCGGAACCTCCTGAACCACCTGAAGATCAAAATGAGGAGGAGCCCCCGGAAGACCAAGACCCAGAACCTCCGGAACCTCCTGAGCAGGAAGAAAAGGAAGAGGAACAGGACGATAACAAGAAAGATGACACTCCTCCCCCGGAACCTCCCGAACTCCCCGACCTCGAGGAGATGATGTTCGAGATAGGCAGGGAATTCCGTGTTATCGACTACCTCGACAAGAACGAGAGACTCCCCGCCCGTACCAAGACCCGCAAGGGACGCAGAGCCATGGCAGTGAGTGCCGACGGTACCGGCAGATATGCCCGTTCCCGCATCCCGGATTCGAAAACCCAGGATATCGCATTCGATGCCACCATCAGGGCTGCCGCTCCGTACCAAAAGGTCAGACACAGCGATGCATTATCCATCGTAATCGAGAAGCAGGACATCAGAGAGAAGGTCCGTGAGAGACGCAGCGGATGCACACTGCTGTTCCTGGTGGATGCCAGCGGTTCCCTGGGCGTCAGACGCAGGATGTCCACCGTTAAAGGTGCCATCCTGTCCATGCTCAGGGACAGCTACGTCAAGAGGGACCGTATCGGACTGATGGCCTTCCGCAGGGATTCTGCTGACATGATCCTACCGCCCACCAAATCGGTGGAGTACAGCTACAGACGCCTAGAGGAACTCCCGACAGGAGGAAAGACCCCGCTCGGCGAGGCTCTGGCACGTGTGAACGATTACATGACATCATATGCCAGATGCCACATCGGAGAGAGGTGCTACATCATCCTGGTCACCGACGGTAGGGCGAATGTTCCCCTCCAATCGGGCGCGGATGCCAACGAGGAGGTGCAGAAAATGGCCGAAGACTTGAAGATCCCCCATGTCGGATGGATTGTGGTCGATGCGGGAATGGGTTTCCCTCACTTCGATAATGCACAGAAACTCGCCGAGAAACTGGAGGCCAAATACTTCAAACTCGAGGACCTTGACGCGGACCGTTTCGCACAGGGTGTGAAAGCAGCGATAGACTCCTGA